The following are from one region of the Cytobacillus firmus genome:
- a CDS encoding DUF1772 domain-containing protein, whose translation MKQKLTYFFMVSYLWITLIMLGAFVLEVFMVYPNIFHNVPESFDVSMEFMEAASPHTFFPPLGLASWVTGAGALILVWKLKSARRWVLGSILVMILLGLVSMLFEWPRNEIMFIEGQSVHSVEFLKQTAREFLMINWIRVACNTVGAVMVFVGFLKFYKNQLHERE comes from the coding sequence ATGAAGCAAAAACTGACGTATTTCTTTATGGTTTCATATTTATGGATCACCTTGATTATGCTGGGGGCTTTTGTATTGGAGGTATTTATGGTGTATCCGAATATTTTTCATAACGTGCCGGAATCATTTGATGTCTCTATGGAATTTATGGAGGCAGCGAGTCCCCATACGTTTTTCCCGCCGCTTGGGTTAGCGAGCTGGGTCACTGGGGCTGGGGCGCTGATTCTGGTGTGGAAACTAAAATCTGCCCGCCGCTGGGTTCTGGGAAGTATTCTTGTCATGATTCTACTGGGGCTCGTCTCCATGCTATTTGAATGGCCGAGAAATGAAATTATGTTTATTGAGGGGCAGAGTGTTCATTCAGTGGAATTTCTGAAACAGACCGCAAGGGAGTTTCTGATGATCAATTGGATCAGAGTAGCGTGCAACACGGTTGGTGCTGTCATGGTGTTTGTGGGATTTTTAAAGTTTTATAAGAACCAATTGCATGAAAGAGAGTAG
- a CDS encoding DUF5957 family protein yields MPKRTLAENSYIGLGLVYLGCLLIQFLLAGMSIFGDPSKWAAHKMFVHLFGYAIPVLMMLSALAGGFFKRIYKEMMAVFLLLFAMYFTANMGWKISWLGAFHPVAGVLFLGAGAAAVRKVWKTPQESVRSKEKNRGLLLWILAGAAGGLTAGVILSNLIGIISFYVFDQPVGIKFLPFYLAALFAVMVPAWQYKKKHKMREEKQ; encoded by the coding sequence ATGCCAAAAAGAACATTGGCTGAAAATAGTTATATAGGATTGGGATTGGTTTACCTGGGCTGCCTGCTGATTCAGTTTTTGCTGGCGGGGATGTCGATCTTTGGGGATCCGTCCAAGTGGGCCGCCCATAAAATGTTTGTGCATTTGTTTGGCTATGCCATTCCGGTGCTGATGATGCTGAGTGCGCTGGCAGGAGGATTTTTTAAACGGATTTATAAGGAAATGATGGCCGTTTTCCTGCTGCTGTTTGCCATGTATTTCACTGCCAATATGGGCTGGAAAATCAGCTGGCTTGGAGCGTTTCACCCGGTTGCGGGAGTACTGTTTCTCGGGGCAGGCGCGGCTGCGGTCCGAAAGGTATGGAAGACGCCGCAGGAGTCTGTTCGCTCCAAAGAAAAAAATAGAGGACTGCTGCTTTGGATATTGGCTGGTGCAGCAGGCGGATTAACAGCCGGAGTTATTTTATCTAATCTAATTGGAATCATCAGTTTCTATGTATTCGATCAGCCAGTGGGGATTAAATTTCTGCCGTTTTATCTGGCTGCCTTATTCGCGGTAATGGTACCTGCCTGGCAGTATAAGAAGAAACATAAGATGAGGGAGGAAAAGCAATGA
- a CDS encoding response regulator transcription factor yields the protein MEKILIIEDELSIAELERDYLELNQYEADIAATGQEGLDRLKTNAYRLVLLDLMLPDMDGYEVCKKIREVSEIPIIMVTAKNEDIDMIRGLGRGADDYIAKPFNPNQLIARVKAHIARYDRLTSSGPGKDEDIRIGDLLIQPVTRKVFVNNEEKTLTAKEFDLLLFMASSPNQVFSKEHLLEQVWGFDFYGDVTTVTVHIRRLREKIEIDPSQPDNIETVWGVGYRFKR from the coding sequence TTGGAAAAAATCTTAATCATAGAAGACGAGCTTAGTATTGCTGAGCTCGAACGGGATTACCTGGAATTGAACCAGTATGAGGCAGATATTGCGGCAACGGGTCAGGAAGGGCTGGACCGCTTAAAAACAAACGCTTATCGGCTGGTGCTATTGGACTTGATGCTTCCTGATATGGACGGCTATGAAGTATGCAAAAAAATCAGGGAGGTTTCAGAGATACCCATTATTATGGTGACGGCAAAAAATGAGGACATTGATATGATCAGGGGATTGGGCCGGGGAGCGGATGATTATATTGCCAAGCCTTTTAACCCCAATCAATTGATCGCCAGGGTGAAGGCGCATATAGCACGGTATGACAGGCTGACTTCCAGCGGCCCCGGCAAGGACGAGGACATCAGGATTGGGGATTTGCTGATTCAGCCGGTAACCCGCAAAGTATTTGTGAACAACGAGGAAAAAACCCTTACGGCCAAGGAGTTCGACCTGCTGCTGTTCATGGCTTCCTCCCCGAACCAGGTGTTCAGCAAAGAGCATCTGCTCGAGCAGGTGTGGGGATTTGATTTCTATGGGGATGTCACAACCGTGACAGTTCATATCAGAAGGCTGAGGGAGAAAATTGAAATAGACCCATCCCAACCGGACAATATCGAAACGGTTTGGGGCGTGGGCTATCGATTTAAACGGTAA
- a CDS encoding sensor histidine kinase, producing the protein MSIKKRLILSNIGMVLLPVVLFLLLEMVIGYVLFYPVKGTVDQKDLEFFRSIRIYLLVGVLVLTNGILTFLVSKSIIAPLLRLKQSANDISGGNLDTEIEVTGKKDELNELAMAFESMRSRLKEAAAIQKQYEENQKELIASISHDLKTPLTSIKGYIRGISDGVANTPEKMERYLGTIEKKADDMETLISELLLYSKLDLPNVPYELRELDLASYFDDYLEELQFNLEGQPVSLRLEYEPNESYRVQADREKLNRVVGNIVQNSLKYMKEGKKELVVRLSSKEEDVTVEIQDNGAGVSHDELPHLFDRFYRTDVSRNSATGGSGLGLAIVKKIIEGHGGTVWASGGAGQGLSIFFTLKKGGKMIGKNLNHRRRA; encoded by the coding sequence ATGTCGATTAAAAAACGATTGATTTTATCGAATATAGGGATGGTGCTGCTCCCTGTTGTTTTATTTTTGCTGCTGGAAATGGTCATTGGGTATGTACTGTTTTATCCTGTGAAAGGTACGGTGGATCAGAAGGATCTCGAATTTTTCCGGTCGATTCGGATTTATTTGCTGGTCGGGGTGCTGGTTTTGACCAATGGAATCCTGACTTTCCTTGTTTCGAAAAGCATCATTGCTCCGCTTCTCCGGCTGAAGCAGTCGGCAAATGATATTAGCGGAGGAAACCTGGATACAGAAATAGAGGTTACCGGGAAAAAGGATGAGCTGAACGAGCTGGCCATGGCGTTTGAAAGCATGAGAAGCCGATTGAAGGAAGCGGCAGCCATTCAAAAGCAGTATGAAGAAAATCAGAAGGAATTGATTGCGAGCATTTCCCATGATTTAAAAACCCCTTTAACGAGCATTAAAGGCTATATCCGCGGTATATCAGATGGGGTGGCGAATACGCCGGAAAAGATGGAACGATATTTGGGTACGATTGAAAAAAAGGCGGATGATATGGAAACTTTGATCTCGGAGCTTTTATTGTATTCCAAGCTTGATTTGCCGAATGTTCCTTATGAGTTGAGGGAGCTGGATTTAGCGTCCTACTTTGATGATTACCTCGAGGAGCTTCAGTTTAATCTGGAGGGACAGCCTGTTAGTCTCCGTCTTGAATACGAGCCGAATGAATCGTATCGGGTGCAGGCTGACAGGGAGAAATTGAATCGCGTTGTTGGCAATATTGTGCAGAATAGCTTGAAATACATGAAGGAAGGCAAGAAAGAACTAGTGGTCAGGCTGTCGTCAAAAGAGGAGGACGTCACGGTTGAAATTCAGGATAATGGTGCTGGCGTTTCACACGACGAGCTGCCTCATTTATTTGACCGCTTTTACCGTACGGATGTATCCCGGAATTCTGCCACAGGCGGCAGCGGGCTGGGTCTTGCGATTGTAAAAAAAATCATTGAAGGCCACGGGGGGACCGTTTGGGCAAGTGGCGGAGCCGGACAGGGGCTTAGTATCTTTTTTACGTTAAAAAAAGGGGGGAAGATGATTGGAAAAAATCTTAATCATAGAAGACGAGCTTAG
- a CDS encoding GerAB/ArcD/ProY family transporter, with protein sequence MNIRHQVSPYLVFFIIYNSQVGVGILSFQRTIAEKAGYDAWIGVLAAGCLVQVFIWVMYKLLGKAQGDIIDVHTASFGNFLGKFLSFFIISYYALASVSVMLKFIEIIQVWMFPAIPSWIISMLILILVYYCISGGFRVVVGLSFLSFLFPQLWVLVLYIFPLKLAHFSNLVPIMNHSVMDMLDSVKSSVYTLAGTETLLMVYPFIRNPDKSRKFAHLGVLFTTLLYALSSIVSFSFYSENQLKTTIWPELSLTKVIKFSYLERFEYLYISMYSMVVTALISLLLWCSSRGLKKIFHVKQKYALWGLILFSAGLSLINNEHFNEMLDKYITQMNLYVFYVYIPLLLIYFTLFKRGHQGG encoded by the coding sequence GTGAACATAAGGCACCAGGTCTCCCCTTATTTAGTCTTTTTCATCATTTACAACTCACAGGTGGGTGTGGGGATTTTAAGTTTTCAAAGAACAATTGCAGAAAAAGCGGGATATGATGCATGGATAGGTGTCCTCGCCGCAGGATGTTTGGTTCAGGTCTTTATTTGGGTTATGTATAAATTGCTTGGAAAAGCACAAGGGGATATCATCGATGTTCACACAGCTTCCTTCGGCAATTTCCTTGGAAAATTCCTAAGCTTCTTCATCATCAGCTATTATGCTTTAGCAAGTGTGTCTGTAATGCTTAAATTCATAGAAATTATCCAGGTTTGGATGTTTCCAGCCATACCTTCCTGGATTATTTCCATGTTGATTCTAATACTTGTATATTATTGCATTTCCGGAGGATTTCGCGTTGTTGTCGGCTTGTCATTTTTATCTTTTCTTTTCCCGCAGCTATGGGTCTTAGTCCTCTATATATTTCCATTGAAGCTTGCTCATTTTTCCAATTTGGTTCCCATCATGAATCACTCCGTTATGGACATGCTGGACTCTGTTAAGAGCTCGGTGTACACCCTAGCAGGAACAGAGACACTATTAATGGTTTATCCATTTATCCGGAATCCTGATAAATCCAGAAAGTTTGCTCATCTGGGTGTGCTTTTTACTACATTGCTCTATGCCCTCTCTTCTATTGTGTCTTTCAGCTTTTATAGTGAAAACCAGTTAAAAACCACCATCTGGCCTGAGCTTTCACTTACTAAAGTCATTAAGTTTTCTTATTTGGAGCGCTTTGAATATTTATATATCTCTATGTATTCAATGGTTGTCACCGCATTGATTTCGCTGTTGTTATGGTGTTCAAGCAGGGGGTTAAAGAAAATCTTTCATGTGAAGCAAAAGTATGCTTTATGGGGCCTTATTTTATTCAGTGCAGGGTTGAGTCTAATAAATAATGAGCATTTTAATGAGATGCTGGATAAATATATTACGCAGATGAATTTGTACGTCTTTTACGTCTATATCCCTCTGCTTCTGATTTATTTCACTTTGTTTAAAAGGGGGCATCAAGGTGGGTAG